A genomic stretch from Microplitis mediator isolate UGA2020A chromosome 10, iyMicMedi2.1, whole genome shotgun sequence includes:
- the LOC130675286 gene encoding protein FAM161A isoform X3: MKVRMPIDPYSRQPTPSYERPRIQRVEKRRNNDKSRKINFVSSSSNQDSNREIVSSDDSNVESFLDFLESIPDYGEVNHLSNEQFKQKLDYLKRKQRLLLKNLKNCLDQDESDEKSLVIQDKSSTLPPSTPSIPDKSKRWDENNPDLKLLGKKCSLEDSRTGSPLLFSSGTFAGLAEDQDLLTFRCKDKDKEMKTLRNREIYSAGKSWSTWSESKSTESANSDSENSVETRSLPPSSPKRWQPTVPKPFSFALRDDAEKYMSRAEKEATEKFNENNKGGPTKKRRVRPIPLTSRIPLYDKLMAAKEERSRMIREEAAWSLMSQVKPFRLECDRRAVKAMSRSSPELCTKNVKSISTSRFRAKPVPKDLFGTDVYDRMLEDEYFRQMQKKIRAAELMKSSSLPPSMARRERIKSACIPRARNCSNDECRRNEESLRVYSSTPMTSERSRSVMTNLSGRGNNLAAILRCQASREKLEREIQEKMEEKAREYAIRMRESWTGRKPAWRALRHAARKDLERDLDFRISLRRDEAREQAERHRFEMEMMLDRVTQIPTLFERHSQTRLSKKEYNMQNFQAMRQLQSRAYKLERKKKKKKPKSEHSSSLDSDNSPGCPSRPDSGSFINIPARSSPGQSSKSSGSRKSQISTRSDNLINNKKKNERGPLRVSINETAELIEDHDEDRDNNERYSSSPSDERDPHNLCNNNTQNF, translated from the exons ATGAAAGTAAGAa TGCCAATAGATCCTTATAGTCGTCAACCGACACCGTCATATGAACGTCCAAGAATTCAACGTGTAGAAAAACGTAGAAATAATGACAAGTcacgtaaaattaattttgtgtcGTCGTCTAGTAATCAGGATTCAAATCGTGAAATTGTTAGCTCGGATGATAGTAATGTTGAgagttttttagattttttggaGAGCATACCTGATTATGGTGAAGTTAATCATCTGTCAAATGAACAGTTTAAACAGAAACTGGATTATTTGAAAAGAAAACAAAGGTtgctgttaaaaaatttgaaaaattgtttggaTCAAGATGAAAGCGACGAAAAGAGTCTTGTTATTCAGGATAAATCGTCGACTTTACCTCCTTCGACACCGAGTATTCCGGATAAGTCTAAGAGGTGGGATGAAAATAATCCGGACTTAAAATTACTTGGAAAGAAATGTAGTCTTGAGGATTCTCGGACAGGCAGTCCGTTGTTATTTTCTTCTGGGACATTTGCTGGATTGGCTGAAGATCAAGATTTGTTGACTTTCAG GTGtaaagataaagataaagaaATGAAAACTTTGAGAAATCGAGAAATTTATTCGGCTGGTAAGAGCTGGAGCACTTGGAGTGAATCTAAAAGTACTGAAAGTGCTAATAGTGACTCGGAAAATAGTGTTGAGACACGAAGTTTACCACCTAGTAGTCCTAAAAGATGGCAACCAACTGTTCCAAAACCATTTTCATTTGCATTAAG gGATGACgcagaaaaatatatgtctcgAGCAGAAAAAGAAGcgacagaaaaatttaatgaaaataataaaggaGGTCCAACAAAAAAGAGACGAGTTAGACCAATTCCATTGACATCGAGAATTCCTTTATATGATAAATTGATGGCAGCCAAAGAAGAAAG aagCCGTATGATTCGTGAAGAAGCAGCTTGGAGCTTAATGTCTCAAGTAAAACCTTTTAGATTAGAATGTGATCGCAGAGCTGTTAAAGCAATGAGCCGCTCAAGTCCAGAACTCTGTAccaaaaatgttaaatcaatATCAACTTCAAGGTTTAGAGCTAAACCCGTGCCAAAAGATCTTTTTGGTACAGATGTGTATGATCGGATGTTAGAAGATGAGTATTTCAGacagatgcaaaaaaaaattcgtgcaGCTGAATTAATGAAATCATCGTCATTGCCACCGTCGATGGCTAGACGCGAACGAATAAAATCAGCGTGTATTCCTAGAGCTAGAAATTGTAGTAATGACGAGTGTCGACGTAATGAAGAATCATTGAGAGTGTATAGTTCTACTCCAATGACTTCAGAGAGATCAAGGTCAGTTATGACAAATTTGTCAGGTCGAGGTAATAATTTAGCTGCAATTTTACGATGTCAAGCAtcaag agaaaAATTAGAACGTGAAATTCAAGAGAAAATGGAAGAAAAGGCACGAGAGTACGCAATTAGAATGCGAGAATCATGGACTGGTCGAAAACCAGCCTGGCGAGCACTACGACATGCAGCAAg AAAAGATCTTGAGAGAGATTTAGATTTTCGAATATCATTACGTAGGGATGAAGCAAGAGAGCAAGCCGAACGTCATCGTTTTGAAATGGAAATGATGCTTGATCGTGTTACACAAATCCCAACACTATTTGAACGTCATTCCCAG ACTCGACTCTCTAAGAAGGAATACAATATGCAGAATTTCCAGGCAATGCGTCAATTGCAATCTCGAGCTTATAAACTTGAACgtaaaaagaagaaaaaaaaacctaaatcGGAGCATTCTAGTAGTCTTGATTCTGATAACAGTCCAGGATGTCCATCACGCCCTGATTCCGgatcttttataaatataccagCTCGGTCATCGCCTGGACAATCTTCGAAATCTTCAGGCTCCAGGAAATCTCAAATTTCAACTAGATCagataatttgataaataacaaaaagaaaaatgaacgTGGACCTCTTAGAGTATCAATCAACGAAACTGCTGAGCTTATCGAGGATCATGATGAAGATCGCGATAATAATGAAAGATACTCCAGTAGTCCTAGTGATGAACGTGATCCTCATAATTTGTGCAATAataatactcaaaatttttaa
- the LOC130675286 gene encoding protein FAM161A isoform X4 yields the protein MSEHRGSSFANSCIKVPIDPYSRQPTPSYERPRIQRVEKRRNNDKSRKINFVSSSSNQDSNREIVSSDDSNVESFLDFLESIPDYGEVNHLSNEQFKQKLDYLKRKQRLLLKNLKNCLDQDESDEKSLVIQDKSSTLPPSTPSIPDKSKRWDENNPDLKLLGKKCSLEDSRTGSPLLFSSGTFAGLAEDQDLLTFRCKDKDKEMKTLRNREIYSAGKSWSTWSESKSTESANSDSENSVETRSLPPSSPKRWQPTVPKPFSFALRDDAEKYMSRAEKEATEKFNENNKGGPTKKRRVRPIPLTSRIPLYDKLMAAKEERSRMIREEAAWSLMSQVKPFRLECDRRAVKAMSRSSPELCTKNVKSISTSRFRAKPVPKDLFGTDVYDRMLEDEYFRQMQKKIRAAELMKSSSLPPSMARRERIKSACIPRARNCSNDECRRNEESLRVYSSTPMTSERSRSVMTNLSGRGNNLAAILRCQASREKLEREIQEKMEEKAREYAIRMRESWTGRKPAWRALRHAARKDLERDLDFRISLRRDEAREQAERHRFEMEMMLDRVTQIPTLFERHSQAMRQLQSRAYKLERKKKKKKPKSEHSSSLDSDNSPGCPSRPDSGSFINIPARSSPGQSSKSSGSRKSQISTRSDNLINNKKKNERGPLRVSINETAELIEDHDEDRDNNERYSSSPSDERDPHNLCNNNTQNF from the exons ATGTCTGAGCATAGAGGATCGTCTTTCGCTAATTCTTGTATTAAAGTGCCAATAGATCCTTATAGTCGTCAACCGACACCGTCATATGAACGTCCAAGAATTCAACGTGTAGAAAAACGTAGAAATAATGACAAGTcacgtaaaattaattttgtgtcGTCGTCTAGTAATCAGGATTCAAATCGTGAAATTGTTAGCTCGGATGATAGTAATGTTGAgagttttttagattttttggaGAGCATACCTGATTATGGTGAAGTTAATCATCTGTCAAATGAACAGTTTAAACAGAAACTGGATTATTTGAAAAGAAAACAAAGGTtgctgttaaaaaatttgaaaaattgtttggaTCAAGATGAAAGCGACGAAAAGAGTCTTGTTATTCAGGATAAATCGTCGACTTTACCTCCTTCGACACCGAGTATTCCGGATAAGTCTAAGAGGTGGGATGAAAATAATCCGGACTTAAAATTACTTGGAAAGAAATGTAGTCTTGAGGATTCTCGGACAGGCAGTCCGTTGTTATTTTCTTCTGGGACATTTGCTGGATTGGCTGAAGATCAAGATTTGTTGACTTTCAG GTGtaaagataaagataaagaaATGAAAACTTTGAGAAATCGAGAAATTTATTCGGCTGGTAAGAGCTGGAGCACTTGGAGTGAATCTAAAAGTACTGAAAGTGCTAATAGTGACTCGGAAAATAGTGTTGAGACACGAAGTTTACCACCTAGTAGTCCTAAAAGATGGCAACCAACTGTTCCAAAACCATTTTCATTTGCATTAAG gGATGACgcagaaaaatatatgtctcgAGCAGAAAAAGAAGcgacagaaaaatttaatgaaaataataaaggaGGTCCAACAAAAAAGAGACGAGTTAGACCAATTCCATTGACATCGAGAATTCCTTTATATGATAAATTGATGGCAGCCAAAGAAGAAAG aagCCGTATGATTCGTGAAGAAGCAGCTTGGAGCTTAATGTCTCAAGTAAAACCTTTTAGATTAGAATGTGATCGCAGAGCTGTTAAAGCAATGAGCCGCTCAAGTCCAGAACTCTGTAccaaaaatgttaaatcaatATCAACTTCAAGGTTTAGAGCTAAACCCGTGCCAAAAGATCTTTTTGGTACAGATGTGTATGATCGGATGTTAGAAGATGAGTATTTCAGacagatgcaaaaaaaaattcgtgcaGCTGAATTAATGAAATCATCGTCATTGCCACCGTCGATGGCTAGACGCGAACGAATAAAATCAGCGTGTATTCCTAGAGCTAGAAATTGTAGTAATGACGAGTGTCGACGTAATGAAGAATCATTGAGAGTGTATAGTTCTACTCCAATGACTTCAGAGAGATCAAGGTCAGTTATGACAAATTTGTCAGGTCGAGGTAATAATTTAGCTGCAATTTTACGATGTCAAGCAtcaag agaaaAATTAGAACGTGAAATTCAAGAGAAAATGGAAGAAAAGGCACGAGAGTACGCAATTAGAATGCGAGAATCATGGACTGGTCGAAAACCAGCCTGGCGAGCACTACGACATGCAGCAAg AAAAGATCTTGAGAGAGATTTAGATTTTCGAATATCATTACGTAGGGATGAAGCAAGAGAGCAAGCCGAACGTCATCGTTTTGAAATGGAAATGATGCTTGATCGTGTTACACAAATCCCAACACTATTTGAACGTCATTCCCAG GCAATGCGTCAATTGCAATCTCGAGCTTATAAACTTGAACgtaaaaagaagaaaaaaaaacctaaatcGGAGCATTCTAGTAGTCTTGATTCTGATAACAGTCCAGGATGTCCATCACGCCCTGATTCCGgatcttttataaatataccagCTCGGTCATCGCCTGGACAATCTTCGAAATCTTCAGGCTCCAGGAAATCTCAAATTTCAACTAGATCagataatttgataaataacaaaaagaaaaatgaacgTGGACCTCTTAGAGTATCAATCAACGAAACTGCTGAGCTTATCGAGGATCATGATGAAGATCGCGATAATAATGAAAGATACTCCAGTAGTCCTAGTGATGAACGTGATCCTCATAATTTGTGCAATAataatactcaaaatttttaa
- the LOC130675286 gene encoding protein FAM161A isoform X2, whose protein sequence is MSEHRGSSFANSCIKVPIDPYSRQPTPSYERPRIQRVEKRRNNDKSRKINFVSSSSNQDSNREIVSSDDSNVESFLDFLESIPDYGEVNHLSNEQFKQKLDYLKRKQRLLLKNLKNCLDQDESDEKSLVIQDKSSTLPPSTPSIPDKSKRWDENNPDLKLLGKKCSLEDSRTGSPLLFSSGTFAGLAEDQDLLTFRCKDKDKEMKTLRNREIYSAGKSWSTWSESKSTESANSDSENSVETRSLPPSSPKRWQPTVPKPFSFALRDDAEKYMSRAEKEATEKFNENNKGGPTKKRRVRPIPLTSRIPLYDKLMAAKEERSRMIREEAAWSLMSQVKPFRLECDRRAVKAMSRSSPELCTKNVKSISTSRFRAKPVPKDLFGTDVYDRMLEDEYFRQMQKKIRAAELMKSSSLPPSMARRERIKSACIPRARNCSNDECRRNEESLRVYSSTPMTSERSRSVMTNLSGRGNNLAAILRCQASREKLEREIQEKMEEKAREYAIRMRESWTGRKPAWRALRHAARKDLERDLDFRISLRRDEAREQAERHRFEMEMMLDRVTQIPTLFERHSQNFQAMRQLQSRAYKLERKKKKKKPKSEHSSSLDSDNSPGCPSRPDSGSFINIPARSSPGQSSKSSGSRKSQISTRSDNLINNKKKNERGPLRVSINETAELIEDHDEDRDNNERYSSSPSDERDPHNLCNNNTQNF, encoded by the exons ATGTCTGAGCATAGAGGATCGTCTTTCGCTAATTCTTGTATTAAAGTGCCAATAGATCCTTATAGTCGTCAACCGACACCGTCATATGAACGTCCAAGAATTCAACGTGTAGAAAAACGTAGAAATAATGACAAGTcacgtaaaattaattttgtgtcGTCGTCTAGTAATCAGGATTCAAATCGTGAAATTGTTAGCTCGGATGATAGTAATGTTGAgagttttttagattttttggaGAGCATACCTGATTATGGTGAAGTTAATCATCTGTCAAATGAACAGTTTAAACAGAAACTGGATTATTTGAAAAGAAAACAAAGGTtgctgttaaaaaatttgaaaaattgtttggaTCAAGATGAAAGCGACGAAAAGAGTCTTGTTATTCAGGATAAATCGTCGACTTTACCTCCTTCGACACCGAGTATTCCGGATAAGTCTAAGAGGTGGGATGAAAATAATCCGGACTTAAAATTACTTGGAAAGAAATGTAGTCTTGAGGATTCTCGGACAGGCAGTCCGTTGTTATTTTCTTCTGGGACATTTGCTGGATTGGCTGAAGATCAAGATTTGTTGACTTTCAG GTGtaaagataaagataaagaaATGAAAACTTTGAGAAATCGAGAAATTTATTCGGCTGGTAAGAGCTGGAGCACTTGGAGTGAATCTAAAAGTACTGAAAGTGCTAATAGTGACTCGGAAAATAGTGTTGAGACACGAAGTTTACCACCTAGTAGTCCTAAAAGATGGCAACCAACTGTTCCAAAACCATTTTCATTTGCATTAAG gGATGACgcagaaaaatatatgtctcgAGCAGAAAAAGAAGcgacagaaaaatttaatgaaaataataaaggaGGTCCAACAAAAAAGAGACGAGTTAGACCAATTCCATTGACATCGAGAATTCCTTTATATGATAAATTGATGGCAGCCAAAGAAGAAAG aagCCGTATGATTCGTGAAGAAGCAGCTTGGAGCTTAATGTCTCAAGTAAAACCTTTTAGATTAGAATGTGATCGCAGAGCTGTTAAAGCAATGAGCCGCTCAAGTCCAGAACTCTGTAccaaaaatgttaaatcaatATCAACTTCAAGGTTTAGAGCTAAACCCGTGCCAAAAGATCTTTTTGGTACAGATGTGTATGATCGGATGTTAGAAGATGAGTATTTCAGacagatgcaaaaaaaaattcgtgcaGCTGAATTAATGAAATCATCGTCATTGCCACCGTCGATGGCTAGACGCGAACGAATAAAATCAGCGTGTATTCCTAGAGCTAGAAATTGTAGTAATGACGAGTGTCGACGTAATGAAGAATCATTGAGAGTGTATAGTTCTACTCCAATGACTTCAGAGAGATCAAGGTCAGTTATGACAAATTTGTCAGGTCGAGGTAATAATTTAGCTGCAATTTTACGATGTCAAGCAtcaag agaaaAATTAGAACGTGAAATTCAAGAGAAAATGGAAGAAAAGGCACGAGAGTACGCAATTAGAATGCGAGAATCATGGACTGGTCGAAAACCAGCCTGGCGAGCACTACGACATGCAGCAAg AAAAGATCTTGAGAGAGATTTAGATTTTCGAATATCATTACGTAGGGATGAAGCAAGAGAGCAAGCCGAACGTCATCGTTTTGAAATGGAAATGATGCTTGATCGTGTTACACAAATCCCAACACTATTTGAACGTCATTCCCAG AATTTCCAGGCAATGCGTCAATTGCAATCTCGAGCTTATAAACTTGAACgtaaaaagaagaaaaaaaaacctaaatcGGAGCATTCTAGTAGTCTTGATTCTGATAACAGTCCAGGATGTCCATCACGCCCTGATTCCGgatcttttataaatataccagCTCGGTCATCGCCTGGACAATCTTCGAAATCTTCAGGCTCCAGGAAATCTCAAATTTCAACTAGATCagataatttgataaataacaaaaagaaaaatgaacgTGGACCTCTTAGAGTATCAATCAACGAAACTGCTGAGCTTATCGAGGATCATGATGAAGATCGCGATAATAATGAAAGATACTCCAGTAGTCCTAGTGATGAACGTGATCCTCATAATTTGTGCAATAataatactcaaaatttttaa
- the LOC130675286 gene encoding protein FAM161A isoform X5 produces the protein MSEHRGSSFANSCIKVPIDPYSRQPTPSYERPRIQRVEKRRNNDKSRKINFVSSSSNQDSNREIVSSDDSNVESFLDFLESIPDYGEVNHLSNEQFKQKLDYLKRKQRLLLKNLKNCLDQDESDEKSLVIQDKSSTLPPSTPSIPDKSKRWDENNPDLKLLGKKCSLEDSRTGSPLLFSSGTFAGLAEDQDLLTFRCKDKDKEMKTLRNREIYSAGKSWSTWSESKSTESANSDSENSVETRSLPPSSPKRWQPTVPKPFSFALRDDAEKYMSRAEKEATEKFNENNKGGPTKKRRVRPIPLTSRIPLYDKLMAAKEERSRMIREEAAWSLMSQVKPFRLECDRRAVKAMSRSSPELCTKNVKSISTSRFRAKPVPKDLFGTDVYDRMLEDEYFRQMQKKIRAAELMKSSSLPPSMARRERIKSACIPRARNCSNDECRRNEESLRVYSSTPMTSERSRSVMTNLSGRGNNLAAILRCQASREKLEREIQEKMEEKAREYAIRMRESWTGRKPAWRALRHAARKDLERDLDFRISLRRDEAREQAERHRFEMEMMLDRVTQIPTLFERHSQIIN, from the exons ATGTCTGAGCATAGAGGATCGTCTTTCGCTAATTCTTGTATTAAAGTGCCAATAGATCCTTATAGTCGTCAACCGACACCGTCATATGAACGTCCAAGAATTCAACGTGTAGAAAAACGTAGAAATAATGACAAGTcacgtaaaattaattttgtgtcGTCGTCTAGTAATCAGGATTCAAATCGTGAAATTGTTAGCTCGGATGATAGTAATGTTGAgagttttttagattttttggaGAGCATACCTGATTATGGTGAAGTTAATCATCTGTCAAATGAACAGTTTAAACAGAAACTGGATTATTTGAAAAGAAAACAAAGGTtgctgttaaaaaatttgaaaaattgtttggaTCAAGATGAAAGCGACGAAAAGAGTCTTGTTATTCAGGATAAATCGTCGACTTTACCTCCTTCGACACCGAGTATTCCGGATAAGTCTAAGAGGTGGGATGAAAATAATCCGGACTTAAAATTACTTGGAAAGAAATGTAGTCTTGAGGATTCTCGGACAGGCAGTCCGTTGTTATTTTCTTCTGGGACATTTGCTGGATTGGCTGAAGATCAAGATTTGTTGACTTTCAG GTGtaaagataaagataaagaaATGAAAACTTTGAGAAATCGAGAAATTTATTCGGCTGGTAAGAGCTGGAGCACTTGGAGTGAATCTAAAAGTACTGAAAGTGCTAATAGTGACTCGGAAAATAGTGTTGAGACACGAAGTTTACCACCTAGTAGTCCTAAAAGATGGCAACCAACTGTTCCAAAACCATTTTCATTTGCATTAAG gGATGACgcagaaaaatatatgtctcgAGCAGAAAAAGAAGcgacagaaaaatttaatgaaaataataaaggaGGTCCAACAAAAAAGAGACGAGTTAGACCAATTCCATTGACATCGAGAATTCCTTTATATGATAAATTGATGGCAGCCAAAGAAGAAAG aagCCGTATGATTCGTGAAGAAGCAGCTTGGAGCTTAATGTCTCAAGTAAAACCTTTTAGATTAGAATGTGATCGCAGAGCTGTTAAAGCAATGAGCCGCTCAAGTCCAGAACTCTGTAccaaaaatgttaaatcaatATCAACTTCAAGGTTTAGAGCTAAACCCGTGCCAAAAGATCTTTTTGGTACAGATGTGTATGATCGGATGTTAGAAGATGAGTATTTCAGacagatgcaaaaaaaaattcgtgcaGCTGAATTAATGAAATCATCGTCATTGCCACCGTCGATGGCTAGACGCGAACGAATAAAATCAGCGTGTATTCCTAGAGCTAGAAATTGTAGTAATGACGAGTGTCGACGTAATGAAGAATCATTGAGAGTGTATAGTTCTACTCCAATGACTTCAGAGAGATCAAGGTCAGTTATGACAAATTTGTCAGGTCGAGGTAATAATTTAGCTGCAATTTTACGATGTCAAGCAtcaag agaaaAATTAGAACGTGAAATTCAAGAGAAAATGGAAGAAAAGGCACGAGAGTACGCAATTAGAATGCGAGAATCATGGACTGGTCGAAAACCAGCCTGGCGAGCACTACGACATGCAGCAAg AAAAGATCTTGAGAGAGATTTAGATTTTCGAATATCATTACGTAGGGATGAAGCAAGAGAGCAAGCCGAACGTCATCGTTTTGAAATGGAAATGATGCTTGATCGTGTTACACAAATCCCAACACTATTTGAACGTCATTCCCAG ATTATCAATTGA
- the LOC130675286 gene encoding protein FAM161A isoform X1, which translates to MSEHRGSSFANSCIKVPIDPYSRQPTPSYERPRIQRVEKRRNNDKSRKINFVSSSSNQDSNREIVSSDDSNVESFLDFLESIPDYGEVNHLSNEQFKQKLDYLKRKQRLLLKNLKNCLDQDESDEKSLVIQDKSSTLPPSTPSIPDKSKRWDENNPDLKLLGKKCSLEDSRTGSPLLFSSGTFAGLAEDQDLLTFRCKDKDKEMKTLRNREIYSAGKSWSTWSESKSTESANSDSENSVETRSLPPSSPKRWQPTVPKPFSFALRDDAEKYMSRAEKEATEKFNENNKGGPTKKRRVRPIPLTSRIPLYDKLMAAKEERSRMIREEAAWSLMSQVKPFRLECDRRAVKAMSRSSPELCTKNVKSISTSRFRAKPVPKDLFGTDVYDRMLEDEYFRQMQKKIRAAELMKSSSLPPSMARRERIKSACIPRARNCSNDECRRNEESLRVYSSTPMTSERSRSVMTNLSGRGNNLAAILRCQASREKLEREIQEKMEEKAREYAIRMRESWTGRKPAWRALRHAARKDLERDLDFRISLRRDEAREQAERHRFEMEMMLDRVTQIPTLFERHSQTRLSKKEYNMQNFQAMRQLQSRAYKLERKKKKKKPKSEHSSSLDSDNSPGCPSRPDSGSFINIPARSSPGQSSKSSGSRKSQISTRSDNLINNKKKNERGPLRVSINETAELIEDHDEDRDNNERYSSSPSDERDPHNLCNNNTQNF; encoded by the exons ATGTCTGAGCATAGAGGATCGTCTTTCGCTAATTCTTGTATTAAAGTGCCAATAGATCCTTATAGTCGTCAACCGACACCGTCATATGAACGTCCAAGAATTCAACGTGTAGAAAAACGTAGAAATAATGACAAGTcacgtaaaattaattttgtgtcGTCGTCTAGTAATCAGGATTCAAATCGTGAAATTGTTAGCTCGGATGATAGTAATGTTGAgagttttttagattttttggaGAGCATACCTGATTATGGTGAAGTTAATCATCTGTCAAATGAACAGTTTAAACAGAAACTGGATTATTTGAAAAGAAAACAAAGGTtgctgttaaaaaatttgaaaaattgtttggaTCAAGATGAAAGCGACGAAAAGAGTCTTGTTATTCAGGATAAATCGTCGACTTTACCTCCTTCGACACCGAGTATTCCGGATAAGTCTAAGAGGTGGGATGAAAATAATCCGGACTTAAAATTACTTGGAAAGAAATGTAGTCTTGAGGATTCTCGGACAGGCAGTCCGTTGTTATTTTCTTCTGGGACATTTGCTGGATTGGCTGAAGATCAAGATTTGTTGACTTTCAG GTGtaaagataaagataaagaaATGAAAACTTTGAGAAATCGAGAAATTTATTCGGCTGGTAAGAGCTGGAGCACTTGGAGTGAATCTAAAAGTACTGAAAGTGCTAATAGTGACTCGGAAAATAGTGTTGAGACACGAAGTTTACCACCTAGTAGTCCTAAAAGATGGCAACCAACTGTTCCAAAACCATTTTCATTTGCATTAAG gGATGACgcagaaaaatatatgtctcgAGCAGAAAAAGAAGcgacagaaaaatttaatgaaaataataaaggaGGTCCAACAAAAAAGAGACGAGTTAGACCAATTCCATTGACATCGAGAATTCCTTTATATGATAAATTGATGGCAGCCAAAGAAGAAAG aagCCGTATGATTCGTGAAGAAGCAGCTTGGAGCTTAATGTCTCAAGTAAAACCTTTTAGATTAGAATGTGATCGCAGAGCTGTTAAAGCAATGAGCCGCTCAAGTCCAGAACTCTGTAccaaaaatgttaaatcaatATCAACTTCAAGGTTTAGAGCTAAACCCGTGCCAAAAGATCTTTTTGGTACAGATGTGTATGATCGGATGTTAGAAGATGAGTATTTCAGacagatgcaaaaaaaaattcgtgcaGCTGAATTAATGAAATCATCGTCATTGCCACCGTCGATGGCTAGACGCGAACGAATAAAATCAGCGTGTATTCCTAGAGCTAGAAATTGTAGTAATGACGAGTGTCGACGTAATGAAGAATCATTGAGAGTGTATAGTTCTACTCCAATGACTTCAGAGAGATCAAGGTCAGTTATGACAAATTTGTCAGGTCGAGGTAATAATTTAGCTGCAATTTTACGATGTCAAGCAtcaag agaaaAATTAGAACGTGAAATTCAAGAGAAAATGGAAGAAAAGGCACGAGAGTACGCAATTAGAATGCGAGAATCATGGACTGGTCGAAAACCAGCCTGGCGAGCACTACGACATGCAGCAAg AAAAGATCTTGAGAGAGATTTAGATTTTCGAATATCATTACGTAGGGATGAAGCAAGAGAGCAAGCCGAACGTCATCGTTTTGAAATGGAAATGATGCTTGATCGTGTTACACAAATCCCAACACTATTTGAACGTCATTCCCAG ACTCGACTCTCTAAGAAGGAATACAATATGCAGAATTTCCAGGCAATGCGTCAATTGCAATCTCGAGCTTATAAACTTGAACgtaaaaagaagaaaaaaaaacctaaatcGGAGCATTCTAGTAGTCTTGATTCTGATAACAGTCCAGGATGTCCATCACGCCCTGATTCCGgatcttttataaatataccagCTCGGTCATCGCCTGGACAATCTTCGAAATCTTCAGGCTCCAGGAAATCTCAAATTTCAACTAGATCagataatttgataaataacaaaaagaaaaatgaacgTGGACCTCTTAGAGTATCAATCAACGAAACTGCTGAGCTTATCGAGGATCATGATGAAGATCGCGATAATAATGAAAGATACTCCAGTAGTCCTAGTGATGAACGTGATCCTCATAATTTGTGCAATAataatactcaaaatttttaa